One window from the genome of Mastacembelus armatus chromosome 18, fMasArm1.2, whole genome shotgun sequence encodes:
- the LOC113140438 gene encoding sialoadhesin-like isoform X2, whose translation MDQTSLQLLLSLLSVLSCTTDQARLTLSPSSSQFFEGDFVSLSCEEDDSSAGWTLRRNTTRETRTQCGPDWGTSAGSSCNIRDLFPSDSGVYWCESREGATSQSINITVSGGAVILQSPVLPVMEGENITLICRTQTSSDLPAGFYKHGSLIIDRPTGHVTILHVSKADEGVYRCNIRGHGESPPSWISVTEKPATASAPTTAPPPPPLLHVFLTVASVCGLVLLVLLVLLVRRHVQRKPKAGEDQISDVRTCQTRQQQQPVRRITEFQTEVIYSPLR comes from the exons ATGGACCAAacgtctctgcagctgctgctct ctttgctgtcagtgctgagctgcacaacagaccaag ctcgtctgactctgagtcccagcagctcccagtttTTTGAAGGAGActttgtgtctctgagctgtgaggaggacgacagctctgctggatggaccctgaggaggaacacaaccagagaaaccaggactcagtgtggacctgactggggaacatcagctggttcttcctgtaACATCAGAGACCTCTtcccatcagacagtggagtttactggtgtgagtccagagagggagcaaccagtcagagcatcaacatcactgtcagtg gtggagcagtgatcctgcagagtcctgtcctccctgtgatggagggagaaaacatcaccctgatctgTAGAACCCAGACATCCTCCGACCTCCCAGCTGGTTTCTATAAACACGGCTCCCTCATCATCGATCGGCCTACGGGTCACgtgaccatcctccatgtttccaaggccgatgaaggcgtctacaggtgtaacatcaggggccatggagagtctccacccagctggatctctgtcacag AGAAACCAGCCACTGCATCTGCACCAACtactgcacctcctcctcctcctcttctccatgTGTTTTTGACTGTAGCATCAGTCTGTGGTCTGGTTCTCCTGGTGTTACTGGTTCTCCTGGTGAGAcgacatgttcagaggaaacCTAAAG CTGGAGAAGATCAGATCAGTGACGTCCGAACGTGTCAGACACGTCAACAACAGCAGCCCGTCAGGAGGATCACAG agttTCAGACAGAGGTCATCTACTCGCCACTGAGGTAG
- the LOC113141431 gene encoding V-set domain-containing T-cell activation inhibitor 1-like, which translates to MFVFRYMLFSVTCLRLLDPVVSPEENWKPGQDVPLKCQDRRNVTITLIKWQKQGHGYVFYYRDELIYENYADESFRGRVHLNDPTMKNGNVSVILKNVTINDTGRYECLTGTSSMDSDVQLIHILNLTVTDPGHREGGHVGLTLGLPVVAAVLLLAAI; encoded by the exons atgtttgttttcaggtaTATGCTCTTCTCGGTGACATGCTTGCGATTGTTGGACCCGGTGGTTTCTCCAGAGG AAAACTGGAAACCAGGACAGGATGTGCCTCTTAAGTGCCAGGACCGCAGAAATGTTACCATCACGCTGATAAAGTGGCAGAAACAAGGCCACGGTTATGTCTTCTACTACCGAGATGAACTCATATATGAAAATTATGCAGATGAATCTTTTCGGGGTCGAGTGCACCTGAACGATCCAACAATGAAGAATGGAAACGTTTCTGTGATCCTGAAGAACGTCACCATCAATGATACTGGAAGATATGAGTGTTTGACCGGGACAAGCAGCATGGACAGTGACGTTCAGCTCATTCACATCTTGAACTTGACAGTGACTGATCCAG gtcacagaGAGGGTGGACATGTTGGACTGACATTGGGTCTGCCAGTTGTTGCGgctgttcttcttcttgctgctatataa
- the LOC113140671 gene encoding low affinity immunoglobulin gamma Fc region receptor II-like isoform X2: MEGTSVQMLLARLTVSPGSSQFFKDKFVSLSCEEDDSSAGWTLRRNTTTETRTQCGPDWGKAAGSSCKISHIDPLDSGVYWCESREGATSQSINITVSGGAVILQSPVLPVMEGENITLICRTQTSSDLPADFYKHGSLIIDRPTGHVTILHVSKADEGVYRCNIRGHGESPPSWISVTGTPTTAAPPPDSAPLQQVFTVVRYLVVFCPYVISTVLMVSVSTQTHRKSPVCLHGDDPAHPC; encoded by the exons ATGGAGGGAACATCTGTCCAGATGCTGCTGG CTCGTCTGACTGTAAGTCCCGGAAGCTCCCAGTTTTTTAAAGACAagtttgtgtctctgagctgtgaggaggacgacagctctgctggatggaccctgaggaggaacacaaccacagaaaccaGGACTCAGTGTGGACCTGACTGGGGAAAAGcagctggttcttcctgtaAGATCAGTCACATTGACCCACTggacagtggagtttactggtgtgagtccagagagggagcaaccagtcagagcatcaacatcactgtcagtg gtggagcagtgatcctgcagagtcctgtcctccctgtgatggagggagaaaacatcaccctgatctgTAGAACCCAGACATCCTCCGACCTCCCGGCCGATTTCTATAAACACGGCTCCCTCATCATCGATCGGCCTACGGGTCACgtgaccatcctccatgtttccaaggccgatgaaggcgtctacaggtgtaacatcaggggccatggagagtctccacccagctggatctctgtcacag GAACACCTACAACCGCAGCCCCACCCCCAGACTCCGCCCCCCTCCAGCAGGTGTTCACAGTGGTCCGTTACCTGGTGGTGTTCTGTCCCTACgtcatctccactgtcctcaTGGTGTCTGTATCGACACAGACCCACAG gaaatcacctgtctgtctccatggtgatgaCCCCGCCCACCCATGCTGA
- the LOC113140671 gene encoding low affinity immunoglobulin gamma Fc region receptor II-like isoform X1, with product MEGTSVQMLLAVVSVLSCTTDQARLTVSPGSSQFFKDKFVSLSCEEDDSSAGWTLRRNTTTETRTQCGPDWGKAAGSSCKISHIDPLDSGVYWCESREGATSQSINITVSGGAVILQSPVLPVMEGENITLICRTQTSSDLPADFYKHGSLIIDRPTGHVTILHVSKADEGVYRCNIRGHGESPPSWISVTGTPTTAAPPPDSAPLQQVFTVVRYLVVFCPYVISTVLMVSVSTQTHRKSPVCLHGDDPAHPC from the exons ATGGAGGGAACATCTGTCCAGATGCTGCTGG CTGTGGTGTCGgtgctgagctgcacaacagaccaag CTCGTCTGACTGTAAGTCCCGGAAGCTCCCAGTTTTTTAAAGACAagtttgtgtctctgagctgtgaggaggacgacagctctgctggatggaccctgaggaggaacacaaccacagaaaccaGGACTCAGTGTGGACCTGACTGGGGAAAAGcagctggttcttcctgtaAGATCAGTCACATTGACCCACTggacagtggagtttactggtgtgagtccagagagggagcaaccagtcagagcatcaacatcactgtcagtg gtggagcagtgatcctgcagagtcctgtcctccctgtgatggagggagaaaacatcaccctgatctgTAGAACCCAGACATCCTCCGACCTCCCGGCCGATTTCTATAAACACGGCTCCCTCATCATCGATCGGCCTACGGGTCACgtgaccatcctccatgtttccaaggccgatgaaggcgtctacaggtgtaacatcaggggccatggagagtctccacccagctggatctctgtcacag GAACACCTACAACCGCAGCCCCACCCCCAGACTCCGCCCCCCTCCAGCAGGTGTTCACAGTGGTCCGTTACCTGGTGGTGTTCTGTCCCTACgtcatctccactgtcctcaTGGTGTCTGTATCGACACAGACCCACAG gaaatcacctgtctgtctccatggtgatgaCCCCGCCCACCCATGCTGA